One genomic region from Astyanax mexicanus isolate ESR-SI-001 unplaced genomic scaffold, AstMex3_surface scaffold_38, whole genome shotgun sequence encodes:
- the LOC111188536 gene encoding interferon-induced very large GTPase 1-like, which yields MGNSLWGKKEEKMDWSDSEHTSDGPGDLTSPEPAWMVLNPERNWITMAPTTAMGSQQAPPSPVSSRMLPNVECNRDPTPTVTSHQEGESRARLKEDLLKRLDLDLKYNNKLTKEGFLEITPLLQNDECKTEKDLVHTFIQRLLTIDYRARHLSVKNHPTIPKSHPVGKGVFGALSNRNAGNKEKKQAHVHPMDVEMAVFHCSDIFFQQIMVTKLSQCQYAVPLLVPNRFSGQIEFPLWTMRQISKSWKTTDTSGRVTSKTLPMYKAQTPMVAFFRIGSISSSKSQLMNRLINEKHDTFFHRDCPGSSRERLLMDGVVEIAWYLPSGKSTDHFSDCVAFCNLHGDSSINETQRKILTEMSSVNVVLLPQLDENDNNMVIVKELCEGSTPLIVVLTDEEDDSEDAVSEIGEGKYRVSLKGRNQSDVSVALREVIKNCLSEQPVTFSVEKIAEHSEIKVDEDNEDCQRGKKSAQEIMRLLKRENPSTVKEKYLPCQGKLWHDWCQKNKELRRLKSDNLELEKSRKEAEMKEIRIKQQNHGFSELMGLVVESLDLLSESGKMYFLKWLAILLDDFSSDKLSVLLKEYHQKWSEVLALRKKHDKLEDEKTKTSFKNTLHKQTYDFSKKMHPEHNKIDQLKTEQLNLEKISNKLNAATFGLEHMLREMGQIYEASVSEKRGTKRKRNVDYTDLPNLAAELMISGHPMELMDGDAAHVPLVWVSAVLDKVIRKLGDQRVFVLSVLGIQSSGKSTMLNAMFGLQFAVSAGRCTRGAFMQLVKVSEEMKGELKFDYILVVDTEGLRALELAGKDTIHHDNELATFVLGLGNMTLINIFGENPSEIQDILQIVVQAFMRMKKVRLNPSCVFVHQNVTDVAAGEKMMEGRRRLQDRLDEMTRLAAKDEVCDAECFSDVIAFNVQKDVKYFSQLWEGSPPMAPPNPRYSENVQELKRDIVSRASKTSCMKLSQFQQRVKDLWEALLNENFVFSFRNTLEISVYRKLEEEYEKWTWSLRSAMLSIEDKMLNRISSGKLEAVGKQELMREMSETLQKVQISFKKYFEEDSEKETLIQWKSRFEKQIQHVHDDLVDEAKRKLDENIKQKNIRKNLDEQLKNHENTLFEKSKEFALKLKVDRSKNRDPKAEFDSVWGKWVSELTTDVPKIKDVNILEDVFNILGEFYEYDLVVGQKKSAGYKMICTVGDYLNYVSLKKNKFLKVFSVIENIPFMGKALKPEDQISIRELISKVIHQTTEKVKLFPVSVQGYSSGYIQELARDVKQLVQELKPRHDSFEFKKEFYVDLSLYVCDQAEKRFKELHRKYKEANDPLLYFERKKAEYVKVFENYWKGATSAAVLGDQICVKLKETMLQSVYNMIAKFICDQMRGKPPFNGNRGDLEKHILKTLAEQEGDKEEKFKNFLTYMYLPRAYFEMFIKRKVKEHMAARNPQAVSAIKEHFDYKQRIVISAAKMARDEVMDIGGDVNTWLDIFSNSLVDELGDTSVHLGDGVTEDVTDYDILLDFIQKELPSVVAELKGSFCKLSDLKEEMFREKPEEILIKHFCRCCWTKCPFCGAVCTNSQEDHTGDHHVDFHRSSGIIGRKYRGTTEFVTEFCTTLVASEKSFYPLSDSDWLVPYKQYRTAGEHIAKWCISSDFSEMAYWKWFVCEFQENLENHYQLTFSGNGEIPSEWTKFTQADAVASLGIN from the exons ATGGGGAacagtctatggggaaaaaaagaggaaaagatggACTGGAGTGATTCTGAACATACGTCTGACGGACCTGGG GATCTCACTTCTCCTGAACCAGCTTGGATGGTTCTGAACCCAGAAAGAAACTGGATCACAATGGCTCCAACTACTGCAATGGGATCACAACAG GCTCCCCCTTCTCCTGTATCATCTCGAATGCTTCCAAACGTAGAATGTAACAGGGATCCCACTCCTACAGTGACATCACATCAG GAAGGAGAATCAAGAGCCAGACTAAAAGAAGACCTGCTTAAGAGACTTGACCTTGATCTGAAATATAACAACAAGCTAACCAAAGAAGGCTTCCTTGAAATAACACCATTATTACAGAACGATGAGTGCAAAACTGAGAAGGATCTTGTTCACACTTTTATTCAGAGGCTTCTGACCATAGATTACAGAGCAAGACACCTCTCTGTTAAGAATCACCCAACAATACCAAAGTCTCACCCAGTTGGAAAAGGTGTCTTTGGTGCCCTTTCAAACAGAAATGCtggaaacaaagaaaagaaacaagCTCATGTTCACCCAATGGATGTTGAAATGGCAGTGTTTCATTGTTCAGATATTTTCTTTCAGCAGATCATGGTAACTAAGCTGTCTCAGTGTCAGTATGCAGTTCCTCTTCTGGTTCCAAATCGTTTCTCTGGACAGATTGAATTCCCTCTGTGGACGATGCGTCAGATCAGTAAGAGCTGGAAAACCACTGATACTTCTGGCAGAGTCACTAGTAAGACCCTGCCCATGTACAAAGCTCAAACTCCAATGGTGGCATTCTTCAGGATTGGTTCGATTTCTTCATCAAAGTCTCAGCTGATGAACAGGCTGATCAATGAGAAGCACGACACGTTCTTCCACAGGGACTGTCCAGGCAGCAGCAGAGAGCGTCTACtgatggatggagtggtggagATCGCCTGGTACCTCCCATCTGGAAAAAGCACTGATCATTTCTCAGACTGTGTAGCGTTCTGTAATCTACATGGAGATTCCAGCATCAACGAGACTCAGAGAAAGATTCTTACTGAAATGTCCTCTGTGAATGTTGTACTTTTACCTCAACTTGATGAGAATGACAACAATATGGTTATTGTGAAGGAACTTTGTGAGGGTTCAACTCCTCTCATTGTTGTTCTGACTGATGAAGAGGATGATTCTGAAGATGCTGTATCTGAGATTGGGGAAGGAAAATACAGAGTATCACTGAAGGGCAGAAACCAGTCTGATGTTTCTGTTGCTCTCAGAGAAGTTATCAAAAACTGCCTCTCAGAACAGCCTGTGACCTTCAGTGTGGAGAAGATAGCAGAACATTCAGAGATAAAGGTGGATGAGGATAATGAAGACTGTCAGAGAGGAAAGAAATCTGCACAGGAGATAATGAGATTACTGAAAAGAGAAAATCCATCAACAGTCAAAGAAAAGTATCTGCCCTGCCAGGGGAAGCTGTGGCATGACTGgtgccaaaaaaacaaagaactgcGACGTCTTAAAAGTGACAACTTAGAATTAGAGAAAAGCAGAAAGGAAGCAGAAATGAAGGAAATAAGAATCAAACAGCAGAATCATGGTTTCAGTGAACTCATGGGGTTAGTTGTAGAAAGTTTAGACTTGCTGTCAGAAAGTGGGAAAATGTATTTCCTCAAGTGGCTGGCAATCCTACTGGATGATTTCTCTTCAGACAAGCTCTCTGTCCTCCTTAAAGAGTACCACCAAAAATGGTCAGAGGTGCTGGCTTTGAGAAAAAAGCATGACAAACTTGaggatgaaaaaacaaaaactagcTTTAAAAATACATTACACAAACAGACTTATGATTTCTCCAAAAAAATGCATCCAGAACATAACAAAATAGATCAACTTAAAACTGAACAACTAAATCTAGAAAAGATCTCCAACAAGCTTAATGCTGCCACATTTGGTTTGGAGCACATGCTGAGAGAGATGGGTCAGATTTATGAAGCTTCAGTCTCTGAGAAAAGAGGaacgaaaagaaaaagaaatgtagACTATACTGACCTTCCTAATCTTGCTGCTGAACTCATGATATCTGGCCACCCGATGGAGCTGATGGATGGTGATGCTGCTCATGTTCCTCTGGTCTGGGTTTCAGCAGTTCTGGATAAGGTCATCAGAAAACTGGGAGACCAGAGAGTCTTTGTGTTGTCAGTTCTGGGAATTCAGAGCTCAGGGAAATCCACCATGCTCAACGCCATGTTCGGACTCCAGTTTGCAGTCAGTGCTGGAAGATGCACCAGAGGAGCCTTCATGCAGCTGGTGAAAGTGTCTGAGGAGATGAAGGGGGAACTGAAGTTTGACTACATTCTGGTTGTTGATACTGAAGGTCTCCGAGCTTTAGAGCTGGCTGGAAAAGACACCATACATCATgataatgaactggcaacatttgTTCTAGGTCTTGGAAACATGACTTTGATCAACATCTTTGGAGAAAACCCATCAGAGATACAGGACATTCTTCAGATTGTTGTTCAGGCCTTCATGAGGATGAAGAAGGTCAGATTGAATCccagctgtgtgtttgttcatcagaatgttactgatgttgcagCTGGAGAGAAAATGATGGAGGGAAGAAGGCGGTTACAAGACAGACTGGATGAAATGACCAGGTTAGCTGCTAAAGATGAAGTATGTGATGCAGAATGTTTCAGTGATGTCATTGCATTTAATGTACAGAAGGATGTGAAGTACTTCTCTCAGCTCTGGGAGGGCAGCCCACCCATGGCTCCACCAAACCCACGCTACAGTGAAAATGTTCAGGAGCTGAAGAGAGACATTGTTTCTCGTGCATCAAAAACAAGCTGCATGAAATTATCACAGTTTCAGCAGCGAGTGAAAGACCTCTGGGAGGCTCTGCTGAATGAAAACTTTGTCTTCAGTTTCAGGAACACACTGGAGATATCAGTGTACAGGAAACTGGAGGAGGAGTATGAGAAATGGACCTGGAGTCTCAGGAGTGCCATGCTGAGTATTGAAGACAAGATGCTAAACAGAATCTCCAGTGGAAAATTAGAAGCAGTGGGAAAACAAGAGCTGATGAGAGAAATGTCAGAGACTCTGCAGAAAGtccaaatatcatttaaaaagtattttgaaGAAGACAGTGAAAAGGAAACTCTGATTCAGTGGAAAAGcagatttgagaaacaaatacaACACGTCCATGATGACCTTGTAGATGAGGCCAAAAGAAAACTGGATGAGAACATCAAACAGAAAAACATTCGGAAAAATCTGGATGAGCAGCTGAAAAATCACGAAAATACTCTTTttgaaaaaagtaaagaatttgcATTGAAGCTTAAAGTAGACAGGAGCAAAAACAGAGATCCAAAAGCAGAATTTGATTCAGTTTGGGGAAAGTGGGTCTCTGAATTAACTACAGATGTTCCGAAAATCAAAGATGTTAACATCTTAGAAGATGTCTTTAACATTCTGGGGGagttttatgaatatgatcttgttgtTGGACAAAAGAAAAGTGCCGGTTACAAAATGATTTGCACTGTTGGAGATTATCTAAACTATGTTTCCCTGAAAAAGAAcaagtttttaaaagttttttctgTCATTGAAAATATACCATTTATGGGTAAGGCCCTCAAACCAGAGGATCAGATATCAATACGCGAGCTGATTTCTAAGGTCATTCATCAAACAACAGAAAAAGTGAAATTATTTCCAGTCTCAGTGCAGGGATACAGCTCAGGCTATATCCAGGAGCTTGCACGAGATGTCAAACAACTAGTGCAGGAGTTGAAACCAAGACACGACTCCTTTGAGTTTAAGAAAGAGTTTTATGTTGAtctctctctttatgtgtgtGATCAAGCAGAGAAACGCTTTAAGGAACTTCACCGAAAATACAAAGAAGCAAATGATCCACTTCTGTACTTTGAAAGGAAAAAGGCTGAATATGTTAAAGTCTTTGAGAATTACTGGAAAGGAGCAACATCTGCAGCAGTGCTTGGAGACCAAATCTGTGTTAAACTGAAAGAAACAATGCTGCAGAGTGTGTACAACATGATCGCTAAATTCATCTGTGATCAGATGAGAGGAAAACCTCCATTTAATGGAAACAGAGGAGATCTGGAGAAACACATTCTGAAGACTCTGGCAGAGCAGGAGGGAGATAAGGaggaaaagtttaaaaacttcTTAACATACATGTACCTGCCCAGGGCATACTTTGAAATGTTCATCAAACGTAAGGTTAAAGAGCACATGGCAGCAAGAAACCCACAGGCAGTTTCTGCAATAAAAGAACACTTCGACTACAAACAGAGAATTGTCATTAGTGCAGCAAAAATGGCCAGAGATGAAGTCATGGACATTGGTGGAGATGTGAACACTTGGCTCGACATTTTCTCCAACAGTCTTGTAGATGAGTTGGGAGATACTAGTGTTCATCTAGGTGATGGTGTTACAGAAGATGTCACTGACTATGACATTCTGCTTGATTTTATTCAAAAGGAGCTCCCATCGGTTGTTGCTGAGCTGAAAGGAAGCTTCTGTAAGCTTTCAGATCTGAAAGAGGAGATGTTTAGAGAAAAGCCTGAAGAGATTCTGATCAAACACTTCTGCAGGTGCTGCTGGACAAAGTGCCCCTTCTGTGGAGCTGTTTGTACCAACAGTCAAGAAGACCATACTGGAGATCACCATGTAGATTTCCACCGTTCATCTGGAATAATTGGAAGAAAATACAGAGGGACAACAGAATTTGTCACAGAATTTTGCACCACATTAGTAGCAAGTGAGAAATCTTTCTACCCATTAAGTGATTCGGATTGGCTTGTCCCTTACAAACAGTACAGAACAGCAGGAGAACATATTGCTAAATGGTGCATCTCCTCTGACTTTTCAGAGATGGCATATTGGAAATGGTTTGTTTGTGAGTTTCAGGAAAACCTTGAAAATCACTACCAGCTTACTTTTAGTGGTAATGGAGAGATTCCTTCTGAATGGACTAAATTTACTCAGGCTGATGCAGTTGCAAGCTTAGGAATAAACTAA